In the genome of Streptomyces sp. P3, the window AGATCGCCCCGGCGCTCGCCACCGGCAACACGGTCGTCCTGAAGCCGGCCGAGACCACACCGCTGTCCGCCCTGTTCTTCGCGGACGTCTGCCGTCAGGCCGGTCTGCCCAGGGGCGTCGTCAACATCCTGCCCGGGTACGGCGACACGGGGGCGGCGCTCGTCGCCCACCCCGACGTGAACAAAGTGGCCTTCACCGGTTCCACGGCCGTCGGCAAGGCGATCGCGAAGACCGTCGCGGGCACCCGTAAGAAGCTCACGCTGGAGCTGGGCGGCAAGGGCGCCAACATCGTCTTCGACGACGCGCCGATCGACCAGGCCGTCGAGGGCATCGTCAACGGCATCTTCTTCAACCAGGGCCAGGTCTGCTGCGCGGGCTCCCGTCTCCTCGTCCAGGAGTCGATCCAGGAGGAGCTGCTCGATTCCCTCAAGCGCCGGCTGTCGACGCTGCGCCTCGGCGATCCGCTGGACAAGAACACGGACATCGGCGCGATCAACTCCGAGGAGCAGCTGACCCGCATCACCTCGCTCGTCGAGCAGGGCGAGGCGGAGGGCGCGGAGCGCTGGTCCCCGGCCTGTGAGCTGCCGGACGCGGGTTACTGGTTCGCTCCGACGCTCTTCACGAACGTCACCCAGGCCCACACCGTGGCCCGGGACGAGATCTTCGGCCCGGTCCTGTCGGTCCTCACCTTCCGCACTCCGGACGAGGCCGTCGCCAAGGCCAACAACACGCCGTACGGCCTGTCGGCGGGCGTCTGGACGGAGAAGGGCTCCCGCATCCTCGCGGTGGCGAACAAGCTCCGGGCCGGCGTCGTCTGGTCCAACACGTTCAACAAGTTCGACCCGACCTCGCCGTTCGGCGGGTACAAGGAGTCGGGCTTCGGCCGCGAGGGCGGCCGCCACGGCCTGGAGGCGTACCTCGATGTCTGACAAGTCCGAGAAGACCGAGCAGCCGCGTCTGAGCGTCTTCAAGACCTACAAGCTGTACGTCGGCGGGAAGTTCCCGCGTTCGGAGAGCGGCCGGGTGTACGAGGTGACCGACGCACAGGGCAGGTGGCTGGCCAACGCGCCGCAGTCGTCCCGCAAGGACGCGCGTGACGCGGTGGTCGCCGCGCGCAAGGCGTTCGGCGGCTGGGCCGGGGCCACGGCGTACAACCGCGGCCAGATCCTCTACCGCGTCGCGGAGATGCTGGAGGGGCGCCGGGGGCAGTTCGCCCGCGAGGTCGCCGACGCCGAGGGCCTGTCGAAGTCCCGGGCGGCCGCGGCGGTGGACGCGACGATCGACCGCTGGGTCTGGTACGCGGGCTGGACCGACAAGATCGCCCAGGTGGTGGGCGGCGGGAACCCGGTCGCGGGTCCGTACTTCAACCTCTCCTCGCCGGAACCGACGGGCGTCGTGACCGTCCTGGCACCGCAGGACTCGTCCTTCCTGGGCCTGGTCTCGGTCGTCGCCCCGGTGATCGCCACCGGCAACACGGCCGTGGTGATCGCGAGCGAGCGGTCGCCGCTGCCGGCGCTGTCGCTCGGCGAGGTGCTCGCCACCTCCGACCTGCCCGGCGGCGTCGTCAACGTCCTCTCCGGCCGCACGGCGGAGATCGCGGCGCCCCTGGCGTCCCACCAGGACGTCAACGCGATCGACCTGGCGGGTGCCGACGAGGCGCTGGCGAAGGAGCTGGAGATCGCCGCGGCCGACAACCTCAAGCGCGTTCTTCGTCCACAGCCTGTGGACGACTGGGCGGCGACTCCCGGCATCGACCGCATGACGGCCTTCCTGGAGACCAAGACCGTCTGGCACCCGACGGGTTCGCTGGGCGCGTCCGGCTCGTCGTACTGACGGCCCGGGGGCGTCGCGCCGACGCCCCCACGAGCGGGGCCGCGCCTCCTCTCCGTCCACAGGAGACGCGGCCCCTTCTGTTGCCGCCGGGGGTGCTCAGCCGCCCAGCACCTTCGTCGCCTCGCCCAGCACGGGGACCGACCCGACCGACTGCGCCTGGGCGACCGGGGCGGTCACCATCCGGGACGTCAGGGGCTGGAAGTCGGCGAGCTGGGTCCCCACGCCGTTGTCCAGGGGGTCGACGCCGGTGCCCGCGAGGGGGTTGGGCTTGAGGCCGGAGACGGCGCCGGTGACGTACGGCAGAGCGCCCAGCGCCCCCTGCACGCCCACCTGCTCGTCGATGGAACCGACCGAGGTGGGCCGGCTGTGCGCCACGTCGGGGACCGGTTCGCCGGTCGCCGCCGAGGCGGCCGAGGCGCCCGCGCCCAGCGCCACTCCGGCGGTCGCGAGGGCGGCGAGTGCGCGCCGGCCGGTGGAGCTGCGGGAGAAGTCGTGTCGGGCCATCGTCGATGCCGCCTTCTGATGCGCAAGGTGATCAGGTCGCCACGAAGGGTAGTTGAGATGTGACGCGCGCATCAAAGCCGACCCGCGGGGTCGTTGACGGACCGGTGGATGCCTCACACTGGTTTCCCGTGACGCCCCCTCCGCCCATACCGACCCGAGTCGTGCTGCTCTGCGGCCCTTCCGGCTCCGGCAAGTCCCTGCTCGCGGCCCGCTCCGGCCTTCCCGTGCTGCGGCTCGACGACTTCTACAAGGAGGGCGACGACCCGACGCTGCCGTCGGTCGCCGGCAGCTCCGACATCGACTGGGACCACCCCGACTCGTGGGACGCGGACGCGGCCGTCGCCGCGATCGTGGACCTGTGCGGCACCGGGCGCACTCATGTTCCCGTCTACGACCTCTCGCTCAGCGCGCGCACCGGCGAGGAGGCGGTCGAGATCGGGCGGACCCCGCTGTTCATCGCGGAAGGCATCTTCGCCGCCGAGATCGTCGTCCGCTGCCGGGAGCTGGGCGTCCTGGCCGACGCGCTGTGCCTGAGCCGCGGTCCGGTGAAGACCTTCCGCCGCCGCTTCCTGCGCGATCTGAAGGAGGGCCGCAAGTCGGTGCCCTTCCTCCTGCGGCGCGGCTGGCGTCTGATGCGCGCCGAACGCTCCATCGTGGCCCGGCAGACCGGGCTCGGCGCGTACGCCTGCGACCGCGACGAGGCACTGGGCCGCCTGGCCGCCGCCGCGGGCCACCGCGCCACCACCACGCAGACCGCCGTCTAGGACGTGCGTTCGTTCGGACGGCCCGGCCGAACGGGACCGCCACGGTGACCGGACCGAACCGGACCGGCACTCAGCGCGGGTGACCGCGACGAGACGCGGAAAAAGCGGGACTGGACGGACCCCCCGGCCCTCCAGCCCCGCTCCCCCGTGCTTCCCCCGTGCTTCCCCCCGTGTGGTGCTTCCCCCGTGCTTGTGCGGTGCCGCTCCCCCGTACGTCCCCCGTCGGGTCCCCCCGGCACCGCTCCCCCGTTCACCGGCTCCCCTGAGCGGAGCCGGGCCCTCCCCCGTTCACCCTCAGGCGACCAGCTCCCCGAAGGCGTCCTCCTCGTCACGGCCGAAGCTGAGGACCTCGTCCTCGCGCAGCCGGCGGAGCGACCGCCAGATGCTCGACTTCACCGTGCCGACACTGATGTCGAGGATCTCCGCGATCTCCGGGTCGGTGCGGCCCTCGTAGTAGCGCAGGACCAGCATCGTCCGCTGGAGTTCGGGCAGCCGGGCCAGCGCCTGCCACAGGACGGCGCGCAGTTCGGTGCCGCGCATCGCGTCCGTGTCGCCGGGCGTCTCCGGCAGTTCCTCGGTCGGGTACTCGTTCAGCTTGCGGCGGCGCCACGCGCTGATGTGCAGGTTGGTCATCGTCCGGCGGAGGTATCCGCCGACCGCGGCCTTGTCGCTGATCCGCTCCCACGCCCGGTACGTCGAGAACAGCGCGCTCTGCAGCAGGTCCTCGGCCTCGAAGCGGTCGCCGGTGAGGTGGTAGGCGGTGGCGTACAGGGAGGCGCGGCGCTCCTGGACGTAGGCGGTGAACTCCGCCTCCGTCAGGGAGCGACGCTCCCCCGAGTCCTCCCCGTACGCGGCTCCCCCGTGAGCCGCCTGCTCCCCCGTGTCGACGACCGCCATGAAGGGGGCGTTCTGACGCCCGATGCCGCGACCGCACCCCCGCCCGGTCACAGCACCGGACTTCTCGGAACCCCGGTTCACGTCGTGCAGACGCGTGACGACCGCGACTGCGTTGGTGCTCATACCGTGCAGCGTGTTCATCTCGCGCCCCCCGTCGTGGACTTACGGTGTTCGGTCTGGTGCCTCGGCCGGGTTCCGCGGTGTTCGTTTTCCGCGTCGCCCCGCCTCGTGACCAAAAGACTGCCCGGACCACTTCATCGCCGTGTCCGCCGTCTGTCACAGACCTGTCACAGGGGCCTGTCACGGGAACAGCACAGACACTTCACAGCACTGCGCGGTACCGCAGTCGACCAGGTCGCCGCAGGTCACCGCCGGGGGACACAGGGGTGCTCCGGGGGACACAGGGGTGCTCCGGGGTACTCCGGGCACACGGGGCGGTCCGCGGATTCGGTCGGAGCGGGTGGTCAGAGGGGCGGCCGACGGGAGCGGCCGGCAGGAGCGGTCAGCGAGGGCTCTCCGCGGAAGCTCCGCACGGCAGGGCCACCCGACCGACCGTGCCGAAAGCGGCAGGGAGCCGGCCACACCGGGGCACCGGGGCATCGGCCGCGCCGAGGGCCGCAGGGACCCGGGGGCATCGGCCCTCGGCGCGGCAGCAGGGACCCGAGGGCGTCGGCCACGCCGGGGGCCGCAGGGAGCCGCGCGGGTCACCGACCGGGCTCACCTCAGGGCCTCGGGCGGCGGCGATGAGCGGCGGATTCCGTTTTCCCGCGCCGGTACCGCGGCGGCCCGACGACTGGGTGCGCGCATCCGCGAAAGACCGCCCGGGTTCGTCGAAACCGCAGGTCCGAGGGCCTGCGAACCGGACATTCATACGGCTTGGGCACAGGCGTTCGCAGCCTTTTCCCGGCCCCGCGCGCCCCGCCCGCGCCGCCCGAGCCTCCACCGCGCGGCGCCCGCGCCCGGACCGGCACCTACCCACGGGTCGAACGACAGCCCCCTCATGGGCCAGAATGAGCCCGTGCCTTCCCTGTTGCTGATCGAGGACGACGACGCCATCCGCACGGCCCTGGAGCTCTCACTGACGCGCCAGGGGCACCGTGTGGCGACCGCTGCGAGCGGTGAGGACGGTCTGAAGCTCCTGCGCGAGCAGCGGCCGGATCTGATCGTGCTGGACGT includes:
- a CDS encoding SigE family RNA polymerase sigma factor — protein: MNTLHGMSTNAVAVVTRLHDVNRGSEKSGAVTGRGCGRGIGRQNAPFMAVVDTGEQAAHGGAAYGEDSGERRSLTEAEFTAYVQERRASLYATAYHLTGDRFEAEDLLQSALFSTYRAWERISDKAAVGGYLRRTMTNLHISAWRRRKLNEYPTEELPETPGDTDAMRGTELRAVLWQALARLPELQRTMLVLRYYEGRTDPEIAEILDISVGTVKSSIWRSLRRLREDEVLSFGRDEEDAFGELVA
- a CDS encoding aldehyde dehydrogenase family protein, which encodes MASAFEYAPAPESRSVVDIAPSYGLFIDGEFTEAADGRVFKTVSPSTEEVLSEIAQAGEADVDRAVKAARRAFGTWSALPGAERAKYLFRIARIIQERSRELAVLETLDNGKPIRETRDADLPLVAAHFFYYAGWADKLDHAGFGSAPKPLGVAGQVIPWNFPLLMLAWKIAPALATGNTVVLKPAETTPLSALFFADVCRQAGLPRGVVNILPGYGDTGAALVAHPDVNKVAFTGSTAVGKAIAKTVAGTRKKLTLELGGKGANIVFDDAPIDQAVEGIVNGIFFNQGQVCCAGSRLLVQESIQEELLDSLKRRLSTLRLGDPLDKNTDIGAINSEEQLTRITSLVEQGEAEGAERWSPACELPDAGYWFAPTLFTNVTQAHTVARDEIFGPVLSVLTFRTPDEAVAKANNTPYGLSAGVWTEKGSRILAVANKLRAGVVWSNTFNKFDPTSPFGGYKESGFGREGGRHGLEAYLDV
- a CDS encoding aldehyde dehydrogenase family protein; its protein translation is MSDKSEKTEQPRLSVFKTYKLYVGGKFPRSESGRVYEVTDAQGRWLANAPQSSRKDARDAVVAARKAFGGWAGATAYNRGQILYRVAEMLEGRRGQFAREVADAEGLSKSRAAAAVDATIDRWVWYAGWTDKIAQVVGGGNPVAGPYFNLSSPEPTGVVTVLAPQDSSFLGLVSVVAPVIATGNTAVVIASERSPLPALSLGEVLATSDLPGGVVNVLSGRTAEIAAPLASHQDVNAIDLAGADEALAKELEIAAADNLKRVLRPQPVDDWAATPGIDRMTAFLETKTVWHPTGSLGASGSSY
- a CDS encoding uridine kinase → MTRASKPTRGVVDGPVDASHWFPVTPPPPIPTRVVLLCGPSGSGKSLLAARSGLPVLRLDDFYKEGDDPTLPSVAGSSDIDWDHPDSWDADAAVAAIVDLCGTGRTHVPVYDLSLSARTGEEAVEIGRTPLFIAEGIFAAEIVVRCRELGVLADALCLSRGPVKTFRRRFLRDLKEGRKSVPFLLRRGWRLMRAERSIVARQTGLGAYACDRDEALGRLAAAAGHRATTTQTAV